The nucleotide sequence ACCAGCTTATCGGATCCAAATCCGACCCGATTCCTCAACCAAATCCACCAAGCTATGTTAGACGTATTACTAAATCACCACCTACCACGGCTAATCATCATATCAATGCGATGGCCGCCACATGCTTCAAATCCATCCGGTCTGCTTCCTAAATACCCAAGTCATAATTGGCATTTGACTTCCGGGTCCTCTGTTTCACACATGGTCAGGGTCGGGTTAGTGAGACGAGCCAGCCACCATCCGGTAACCCGGCAAATCCATCAGCGTGATCTCTTCTCCCTGTCTGCCACGGCGTCGGCTTCGTCTGATGTGGGACCGCTTCACTTCCTTTGACCGTGGTGGCTGCGTAAGTCAACTGCCAACAGCCACCGGCAAAGCAAAGCATTGGCGAGAAGCTTTTTGTGGTCCTCGGCGGCAGGCGAGCAGCTATGGCTCACCAACCCCCTCCCCCCCTTCCGCTTAAATCCTGCATTTCCCTACCAACTCAGTACGACCACGAGGGCAGAAACAGAGCGGAGGAAGGCAAGCcatggaggaggcggaggaggtgaAGGAGATGAGCGAGCTGCTCTCCATCCCCAAGACCCCACGGCCGCCGGTGTCGGGGCCGCCGTCCCAGCTCCACTCGCCCTCGCTCACGAGGTCGCCGATGCTCCACTCGCCGACGCCCCAGACGCCGAGGCCGAGCGAGCTGCACTCCATCCCCGCCACGCCACGGCCGCCGGTATCGGGGCCGCCGTCGCAGCTCCACTCCCCCTCGCTCACGAGGTCGCCGCTGCTCCATTCGCCGACGTCCCAGACGCCGAGGGCGAGCGAGCTGCACTCCATCCCTGCCACGCCGCGGCCGCCGGTGTCTGCGCCGCCGTCCCAGCTCCACTCCCCCTCTCTCACGAGGTCTCCGCTGCTCCATTCCGCGACGCCACGGACGCCACGGACGCCGCGGTTCGCGCGGACGCCGCTCGCCAGCCCCATGCGCCGGGCCATCGTCAACATGCGGGCGTACCTGGAGGACATCGGCCATCTCACCAAGCTCGACCCCCACGACGCCTGGCTCCCCATCACCGAGTCCCGCAACGGCAACGCCTACTACTCTGCCTTCCACACCCTCAGCTCCGGTATAGGTTTCCAAGCCCTGGTTTTACCCCTCGCCTTCACCTTCCTCGGCTGGTACGTACGATTCCTAAAACACAGACGCCCGTGCTCGATTCCCAGACATCACTAAGCCTTCGCTAATTTTCTCAGGACATGGGGAATTCTGTGCTTGTCCGTGGCATTTGCCTGGCAACTCTACACGCTCTGGTTGCTCGTCCAACTCCACGAATCAGTCCCCGGAACTCGCTACTGCAGATACATGCATTTGGCGGAAGCCACCTTCGGTGAGCTGAGCCTCCCTAACTCGCACTTCCGAACCATCACTTCGACGGCCGCATCACCCTGCTGCTTGCTGTGTATCTTCTCAGGTGCGAAGCTGGGGAAATGGCTGGCCCTGTTTCCCATCTTCTATCTCTCGGCTGGGATATGCACTGCCATCATAATCGTGGGTGGGGGAGCCATGAAGCTCTTCTTCGAGATCGTCTGCGGCGCAACGTGCGATTCCAAGCCACTGACGGCCGCAGAATGGTACCTGGTCTTCACCTGCCTCGCGGGGGTCCTGTCGCAGCTCCCCAACCTCAACTCCATAGCGGGAGTTTCTCTGATCGGCTCCGTCACCGCCGTCACCTACTGCACCTTGATTTGGGTCATCTCCGTGAGCAAGGGCAGGCTACCCGGAGTCTCCTACCACCCGGTTGAAGCCAAATCCGATGTCGACCGAGTGCTGGGAATCCTAAATGCTCTGGGAATAATTGCCTTTGCTTTCAGAGGCCACAATCTTGTTCTCGAGATCCAGGTGATgtcaccctcctcctcctcctcctcctcctcctcctcctctcttcttcttcttcatcgccatcatcatcatcatcttcttcttcaggcGACGATGCCGTCAAGTCTGAAGCATCCTTCCCGGGTGCCGATGTGGAGAGGAGTGAAGGCAGCATACCTGATAATAGCATTCTGTTTGTACCCCATAGCAATCGGTGGTTTCTGGGCTTACGGCAACATGGTAAATCCAGAAGAAACACATGATGTTCTCATTGACTACTGTGAGGAGGCTTCTGATATATGTTCGGTGTGGGTGGCAGATACCTTCGAACGGGATGCTGACTGCTCTGTACGCGTTCCACGGCAAGGACACCTCCAGAATTCTTCTGGGCTTGACGGCGTTGCTCGTCGTCGTCAACTGCCTCAGCTGCTTCCAGATCTACGCCATGCCCATCTTCGACAGCATGGAGGCGGGATACACCAAGAAGAAGAACAGGCCCTGCCCGCGCTGGCTTCGCTCCGCCTTCCGAGCGTTCTTCGCCGGCATCTCCTACTTCATGGCCGTGGCCTTCCCCTTCTTATCCGATCTCGCCGGCCTCATCGGGGGAATGGCATTGCCCGTCACCCTCGCTTACCCATGCTTCATGTGGATTCTCGTCAAGAAACCCGAACGATACAGCGCCATGTGGTACATCAACTGGGTGCTGGGCAGCGCCGGCATGGTCCTGAGTCTCATCTTGACGATCTCAGGCGTATGGAACCTGGTGAAGACAGGCATCGACGTACGTTTCTTCAAGCCTCAGTAAAGATCAAGAGCAGAAGATCAAGAACATAAACAGAGCATCAATGGCGTCCACAGTTCTCCATGGTTTTGTTTGTACACCCAGCAGTCATGATTCTTCTGATCATACAAAGCCCATGTGACACTATATCATTCAATTTATCCGACTGATATGACAACATTTATGTGATCGATGAGAAATTGCCCTGTTTACATATCCCCGCACAGTTAATCTAAAAAGATATCTCTAAGGGTAAAAATGATAGAGGGGACTTATAAATCCTTGGTTCTCTTACTTCTTAACTATGTATTGTACGACTAAATATCCTTatcattaatatataaattatttatttgtgATGATCGATAGAGTAGCTATAAGTTATGTTTAGATCAGCTAAATTTGGTTTAGATCCATGTGCACAAAAATTTGATGTGACCAATTCGAAGACTCAACGCTCATTTTAGAATGAATGTGGATTCAAATGCTCATCCTGCAACTAACCTATACGAAGATTGAGGTTGAACGAGGTTTTCGACATGATCCCTCTAATACTCAAGTTCATGTCACCACCTAATCTACCTCGAACATGTCAATCTTCCTATATTGAATATCACACATTTGAGATGTTTATGTTTATGAGTTATG is from Musa acuminata AAA Group cultivar baxijiao chromosome BXJ3-8, Cavendish_Baxijiao_AAA, whole genome shotgun sequence and encodes:
- the LOC135644364 gene encoding lysine histidine transporter-like 8 is translated as MEEAEEVKEMSELLSIPKTPRPPVSGPPSQLHSPSLTRSPMLHSPTPQTPRPSELHSIPATPRPPVSGPPSQLHSPSLTRSPLLHSPTSQTPRASELHSIPATPRPPVSAPPSQLHSPSLTRSPLLHSATPRTPRTPRFARTPLASPMRRAIVNMRAYLEDIGHLTKLDPHDAWLPITESRNGNAYYSAFHTLSSGIGFQALVLPLAFTFLGWTWGILCLSVAFAWQLYTLWLLVQLHESVPGTRYCRYMHLAEATFGAKLGKWLALFPIFYLSAGICTAIIIVGGGAMKLFFEIVCGATCDSKPLTAAEWYLVFTCLAGVLSQLPNLNSIAGVSLIGSVTAVTYCTLIWVISVSKGRLPGVSYHPVEAKSDVDRVLGILNALGIIAFAFRGHNLVLEIQATMPSSLKHPSRVPMWRGVKAAYLIIAFCLYPIAIGGFWAYGNMIPSNGMLTALYAFHGKDTSRILLGLTALLVVVNCLSCFQIYAMPIFDSMEAGYTKKKNRPCPRWLRSAFRAFFAGISYFMAVAFPFLSDLAGLIGGMALPVTLAYPCFMWILVKKPERYSAMWYINWVLGSAGMVLSLILTISGVWNLVKTGIDVRFFKPQ